CTTAATGTTCAACATCAATTTTACAGTATTCTACTTAATTTAAAGCTCCCAATTCTCAATCAATAAATGCTTAACAGTATAAATATCAATTCTATCcaataatcaaacaaataactcaaatatattttattttattattaacaatacaaaaaaaaatgtttgccccATTCTACCCCGAGATAGGGGTATAATGgggtatacattttaacatattatatttttgaaatagaaatacttatttatattcattaatttttttttgtacaatattaacatGTATGGGTTGCTTCATCGTCGCTCTCAACTCCTGCACAGGAGTTGTGGGACCACTTCCTACATTCCAGACAACTAATCCATCCTTCGTTGGACtttgaatatagttttttacaatataggtacttagcgTCCGGATCATCTTCACTTAAAGACGAATCTTTTTTCTCTCtgtgaacttttttttcttttttggcaCAGATTTAAATAGTTGTTTCTTTGTTAACATGGTTTTTTCTTgtcttttcttttctttttcttctttatttttttttgccgtTTCCAAAGATATTTCCAAGTCATTCTTATAGGGCGATTCCGTTAAAATAGCTGTTTTACCTCTTTTTCGTGAATTTCTTTTTTCTGTTTGTTTCACTTTAAGTATGGGTAGTATATTTTCAGGCGATTCAATTGGAAATGTAATTTGTTGATTATGAAGCGCCAGTGAACACTGTGGCTCATTCAAAACAACTGTGGCTTGTTCTGTCGTTTCCGAGTTTAAATGTTGATCATTTACGTTTTCATTTACTCTAGCATCTTGTTCAGTTGACAAAGTACTTGGTACAATGTCAGTTACGATCGATGGCAAAAAATCTTCATcactaaaaacattattgttcGGAGGCCATATTCCGGTTGCTTCAAAACCTTTCATTGCAGTTTTCATGTTTGCAACATGTATGAAAGCTGCACCAAATAACGATGAAATATTTCCTAAAGTAACTACTTT
The Acyrthosiphon pisum isolate AL4f unplaced genomic scaffold, pea_aphid_22Mar2018_4r6ur Scaffold_11557;HRSCAF=12177, whole genome shotgun sequence DNA segment above includes these coding regions:
- the LOC100569212 gene encoding uncharacterized protein LOC100569212, translated to NPKGQSKVLATEGKRQVGIITSAERGETVTAVICFSASGKATKEDPVLLLFDGHSSHTKNLPVINAARENGVILLCFPPHCSHKLQPCDVSFMKPLSIYYEDEVRKWLRCNPGKVVTLGNISSLFGAAFIHVANMKTAMKGFEATGIWPPNNNVFSDEDFLPSIVTDIVPSTLSTEQDARVNENVNDQHLNSETTEQATVVLNEPQCSLALHNQQITFPIESPENILPILKVKQTEKRNSRKRGKTAILTESPYKNDLEISLETAKKNKEEKEKKRQEKTMLTKKQLFKSVPKKKKKFTERKKIRL